The Chaetodon auriga isolate fChaAug3 chromosome 2, fChaAug3.hap1, whole genome shotgun sequence genome segment ACACACTGTAAGTAAGCGATGTAAGCTTCAGTATGGTGGGAGCTTGTTTACTTAGTCTGTtggcagctgtcaatcaaacacagacacagacacacagacatggacacGCCCTTCCAGCCACTGAGAGTAAGAtgaacatttctgatatttcttcataaacttttcttttttttcttttaacaataAATCCATCTGTTAGCATTAactctgaaaacatgttgaCGCTATTTTTGGCTGCAAGAAGGCATGGTTGGATGTGACTTCAGTTGGACTTTAAATGTGCGACTCTCTTTGCCACCAAGGCTCATCATTAGCTTTCCACTGCGCCCTCTGTGGTGGGTTGTGTGGTGTTAGGGTCTTGCTCAGTGGCAGATGTTGAGTTTGCACCTGACATTTCTGCAGATGCAGATGAGTCTTGTGAGGTCTGGTCTGTTTCTGAAGACTGTTCTTGTGGCGTCTTCTCATCTTCTTGAGGATAGAGCTCCGGGTAACGCTGCATACACTCCTGCATGGCCCTGAACTGCTCCAGGCACTCAGAGCCCTTCACCTCCTCCGTACTATAGTGGAAACAGGAGAAGGCGTCCTTAAATTCAGTACCACAGGGACCACTGGCCATCCCACCCAAGCAGGGACAGTTCCAGTTGATTTCCCCACTGGGAAGAATAAGACCTAGGACGACAGAGGAGGTTTCAGTTAATACGTGAGTAataaacatgcatttttcaaaCTTCACCATTGCTACACTTTAGCATGACAACTGGTTCCTCTTGGTAGTTTCACTGTGCCTCACCTTGCTCTTCATACGGGTCCTCAGGATCTTCCTCTACAAGTTCGGCACTGCTGGGTGTTTCATGATCCTCTTTGGTGACAAAGATGATTCGGTCTTTACCTGTTGtgtaaaatgtggaaacaaacGAATCAATGGTCCCTGATCCAACCCAAAGGCTTGCTAAATGACAACTGCAGCCTCTCTAACACAGGTTCAGCAGCTGAAATCTGGACATACTAAAGCTGAATTTCACCATTTCAACAGTGTCCTCCACTTTCCTTATTAGACCCTGACGGATAAATAGTCCAGGCTGATATTTATGGGCCATATAAATCTGTGAAATGTGACACATTAGCTTGTGCATGACGACTGATAAGTTACAAAATAAGACTCTTGTTGGTATATACAGTATGGTCACTCTTGTGAATATGACCAGTTCAGAGGTGGAAGCAGC includes the following:
- the chchd4b gene encoding coiled-coil-helix-coiled-coil-helix domain containing 4b, with amino-acid sequence MSSVRQEGKDRIIFVTKEDHETPSSAELVEEDPEDPYEEQGLILPSGEINWNCPCLGGMASGPCGTEFKDAFSCFHYSTEEVKGSECLEQFRAMQECMQRYPELYPQEDEKTPQEQSSETDQTSQDSSASAEMSGANSTSATEQDPNTTQPTTEGAVES